A DNA window from Bacteroidetes Order II. bacterium contains the following coding sequences:
- a CDS encoding phosphodiester glycosidase family protein has protein sequence MRPCALLLFLWTFFGCSPQFPALKDMAGTPPLRLHWQPMDSLNYQLPAHIRVFDGVHPEAPLRAWYVHIQPKQGRLPMRILAAQDPEDRRETASQFASRTEACVLLNAGYFTMNKKPADHVGLLMTNGQILWPATGLLEQNEIWYHVSRAAMGLTAEGDAELAWATSDSSTVYRWARPLPNFIGHVSSKPKPKPSQRWHVREAIGAGPMIVWDNKTVYTAMDELFWRTSIPNVHPRSAVGIKPDGSVVLMIVDGRQAVSRGVSLTELGDLMRSTGAIRAMNLDGGGSSALVVKGQLLNRPAGGTTQREVVSAIGAWCH, from the coding sequence ATGAGACCTTGTGCGCTTCTCTTGTTTTTATGGACCTTTTTTGGTTGTTCGCCGCAATTTCCTGCGCTGAAAGACATGGCCGGAACCCCGCCGCTTAGGCTACACTGGCAGCCGATGGATAGCCTCAACTATCAACTACCCGCACATATTCGGGTTTTTGATGGTGTGCATCCGGAGGCTCCACTTCGGGCTTGGTATGTACACATCCAGCCCAAGCAAGGGCGTTTGCCCATGCGCATATTGGCCGCCCAAGACCCCGAAGACCGTCGAGAAACGGCCTCTCAATTTGCCTCCAGAACCGAGGCGTGCGTCCTCTTGAATGCAGGATATTTTACGATGAACAAAAAACCTGCCGACCATGTGGGCTTGCTGATGACGAACGGCCAAATCCTGTGGCCTGCAACAGGGCTTTTAGAACAAAACGAGATATGGTACCATGTTAGCCGTGCCGCCATGGGTCTTACCGCCGAAGGAGATGCAGAATTGGCGTGGGCCACTTCAGATAGCAGCACTGTTTACCGATGGGCGCGTCCGCTTCCAAACTTCATTGGGCACGTTTCCTCCAAGCCCAAGCCTAAGCCGTCCCAACGTTGGCATGTCCGAGAAGCCATCGGCGCAGGCCCCATGATCGTTTGGGACAACAAAACGGTTTATACCGCAATGGACGAATTGTTCTGGCGCACATCTATTCCCAATGTCCATCCTCGAAGTGCAGTCGGTATAAAACCGGATGGCTCTGTGGTGTTGATGATCGTAGATGGACGTCAAGCCGTAAGCCGTGGGGTCTCCTTGACCGAACTTGGAGACTTGATGCGCAGTACTGGTGCTATCCGAGCCATGAATTTGGATGGCGGCGGCTCCTCAGCCCTGGTCGTGAAAGGACAATTACTGAACCGTCCCGCAGGCGGAACCACCCAACGCGAGGTGGTGAGTGCTATTGGTGCATGGTGTCATTAA
- the gatC gene encoding Asp-tRNA(Asn)/Glu-tRNA(Gln) amidotransferase subunit GatC encodes MVTQQDVQAMASLARLRLTEEEVQHYQHDLNRILAYMDQLNEVDTAGVAPMTHLQDWGNVLREDVHLSRITHEDALKNAPDADADYFRVPKVIE; translated from the coding sequence ATGGTAACACAACAAGACGTACAGGCAATGGCTTCTTTGGCCCGTTTACGCCTGACGGAAGAAGAAGTGCAGCACTATCAGCACGACTTGAACCGGATTTTGGCATATATGGATCAGTTAAACGAGGTGGATACGGCGGGCGTTGCACCGATGACCCACCTCCAAGACTGGGGTAACGTATTGCGCGAAGATGTCCACTTAAGCCGCATCACCCACGAAGACGCCTTGAAAAATGCGCCCGACGCCGATGCCGACTATTTCCGTGTACCCAAAGTGATCGAATAA
- a CDS encoding AraC family transcriptional regulator, translating into MRSLILFQEIKTPHFRIVTLYMPTIEVLNIALVAQGILMSFFFLGMKGARWSNAYLFAVFGLQSANFGLGLLKSNHVWVHAPYLLDVNLVTIPIVRILVYFYALRLVGKPIGYGWQMWVHWLIPLTYFLFFTGYDVLFTPPERMLEMAQQYGRAGERTSRYLFFNVSYLFVFIGYTIASIFQLHVYLKAARDCFSDARRFHAKWVYDLLWIKLVAFLVFLCLIAVLQRPVLMQINTAIFMIPAILYVMWRNITKPIMVMPLSLAPQTLQAEIRNNGSDGSTLEVASQSVPSLPSETRQPSREAEFARILQALETEEVFRDVDLTVSKLADKLSLRAYVVSQAINREAGKSFFEFVNQYRVEAAKVQLLDSSMQHLSIEAIAETCGFSSRTAFYEAFKRHTGLTPARFRKQGVA; encoded by the coding sequence ATGAGAAGCCTTATTTTATTCCAAGAGATCAAAACGCCGCATTTTCGTATCGTAACGTTATACATGCCAACCATCGAAGTCCTTAACATAGCCCTTGTGGCACAAGGTATTCTGATGTCCTTTTTCTTTTTGGGGATGAAAGGGGCAAGATGGAGTAATGCCTATTTATTTGCCGTTTTTGGGCTTCAATCGGCTAACTTTGGTCTTGGATTGCTCAAATCTAACCACGTTTGGGTTCATGCACCGTATTTGCTCGATGTGAATTTAGTCACGATTCCGATTGTGCGGATCCTTGTGTATTTTTATGCCTTAAGACTCGTGGGGAAGCCTATTGGATACGGATGGCAAATGTGGGTACATTGGCTCATTCCTTTGACCTATTTTTTGTTCTTTACAGGCTACGACGTCCTTTTTACACCTCCGGAAAGGATGTTGGAAATGGCGCAGCAGTATGGGCGTGCCGGAGAAAGAACCAGTCGGTATCTCTTTTTTAACGTAAGCTATTTATTTGTTTTTATTGGCTATACAATAGCCTCTATCTTTCAGTTGCATGTATATCTAAAAGCAGCGAGGGATTGTTTTTCTGATGCACGGCGTTTTCATGCAAAGTGGGTGTATGATTTATTGTGGATCAAATTGGTGGCTTTTTTGGTGTTTTTATGTCTGATTGCCGTCCTACAACGTCCGGTGTTGATGCAAATAAATACCGCCATTTTTATGATTCCCGCCATTCTATACGTAATGTGGCGCAACATCACCAAGCCTATTATGGTAATGCCCCTTTCGCTGGCGCCTCAAACCTTGCAAGCCGAAATACGGAATAATGGCTCGGATGGCTCCACCTTAGAAGTGGCTTCGCAATCTGTTCCTTCGCTGCCTTCTGAAACCCGGCAACCTTCCCGCGAAGCAGAATTTGCGCGGATTCTTCAGGCCCTTGAGACTGAAGAAGTTTTTCGGGATGTGGACCTAACTGTCTCGAAACTGGCCGATAAATTGAGCCTAAGGGCCTATGTGGTTTCTCAGGCCATCAACCGCGAGGCAGGAAAATCCTTTTTTGAGTTTGTGAATCAATACCGTGTGGAGGCAGCAAAGGTTCAGCTCTTAGATTCATCTATGCAGCACCTAAGTATTGAAGCCATAGCAGAAACCTGCGGTTTTAGTTCAAGAACGGCCTTCTATGAAGCCTTTAAACGTCATACGGGGCTTACACCAGCACGTTTTCGAAAGCAGGGCGTTGCTTGA